In Janthinobacterium sp. 67, a genomic segment contains:
- a CDS encoding sulfurtransferase: MQAINPATPAVSAAASPLAATFVNIAAYKFITLDDTETMRPLYQEQCLALELKGTILLTPEGINMFLSGTREHIDNFLAWVRSDARLADLEWKESLSNEQSHKRMLVKLKKEIITMRMPLIKPELGRAPSVDAHTLKRWLDAGVDDAGKPVVMMETRNAFEVDVGTFNNTLDYRIDKFTEFPAVAAAHKDELEGKTVVTFCTGGIRCEKAAIHMKEIGYDSVYQLDGGILKYFEEVGGEHYTGDCFVFDYRTALNPKLEPTETVQCFVCRAVVTPRQQLAPEYVYEVSCPHCFDKKQA; the protein is encoded by the coding sequence ATGCAAGCCATCAACCCAGCAACACCCGCCGTTTCCGCCGCCGCCAGCCCGCTGGCCGCCACGTTTGTCAATATCGCCGCGTATAAATTCATCACGCTCGACGATACGGAAACCATGCGTCCCTTGTATCAGGAGCAATGCCTGGCGCTGGAACTGAAGGGCACGATCCTGCTGACGCCGGAAGGCATCAATATGTTCCTGTCGGGCACGCGCGAGCATATCGACAACTTCCTCGCCTGGGTGCGCAGCGACGCGCGCCTGGCCGATCTGGAATGGAAGGAAAGCTTGTCGAACGAGCAATCGCACAAGCGCATGCTGGTCAAGCTGAAAAAGGAAATCATCACCATGCGCATGCCGCTGATCAAGCCGGAACTGGGCCGCGCCCCGTCCGTCGATGCGCACACGCTCAAGCGCTGGCTCGACGCCGGCGTCGACGATGCGGGCAAACCCGTGGTCATGATGGAAACGCGCAACGCCTTTGAAGTGGACGTGGGCACGTTCAACAACACGCTCGACTACCGTATCGACAAGTTCACGGAATTCCCGGCCGTCGCCGCCGCGCACAAGGACGAACTGGAAGGCAAGACCGTCGTCACCTTCTGCACGGGCGGCATCCGCTGCGAAAAGGCTGCCATCCACATGAAGGAAATCGGCTACGACAGCGTGTACCAGCTCGACGGCGGCATCCTCAAGTATTTTGAAGAAGTGGGCGGCGAGCACTACACGGGCGACTGCTTCGTGTTCGACTACCGCACGGCGCTGAACCCGAAACTGGAACCGACGGAAACCGTGCAGTGTTTCGTCTGCCGCGCCGTCGTCACGCCGCGCCAGCAGCTGGCGCCGGAATATGTGTATGAGGTGTCTTGCCCGCATTGCTTTGACAAAAAACAGGCGTAG
- a CDS encoding class I SAM-dependent methyltransferase, whose protein sequence is MQFFNKFDRFYTTSVTSPFPDRLNGRHAAIIARNSDQLAGKRILDIASHDGRWTFAALQAGAAHVTGIEPRQELIDNAIATFDQYGIDRSRYTFHCGDVFEHLQAQTYDVVLCLGFYYHTVRHAELLDRIERTGATFVIIDTEVIPPEGNAGSAASDDSRLVFNNPNSIQLLREPVDDQQMACSDSLTRNGHTLVGRPSRAAVEYLANHFGYTSQNYDWAAYFADHPEHSATMNDYHKGWRETFYLSRK, encoded by the coding sequence ATGCAATTTTTTAACAAGTTCGACCGGTTTTATACGACCAGTGTTACCAGCCCGTTTCCAGACCGCCTCAACGGACGTCACGCTGCGATTATTGCCCGCAATAGCGATCAACTGGCGGGCAAGCGGATCCTCGATATCGCCAGCCATGACGGGCGCTGGACTTTCGCCGCCCTGCAGGCCGGAGCGGCGCATGTGACGGGAATCGAACCGCGTCAGGAATTGATTGACAATGCCATCGCCACCTTCGATCAGTATGGCATCGATCGGTCGCGCTACACCTTCCACTGCGGCGACGTGTTCGAACACCTGCAGGCACAGACTTACGACGTGGTCCTGTGCCTGGGCTTTTATTACCATACGGTCCGCCACGCGGAATTGCTCGACCGCATCGAGCGCACGGGCGCCACCTTTGTCATTATCGATACGGAAGTCATCCCGCCCGAAGGCAATGCAGGCTCGGCCGCTAGCGACGATAGCCGCTTGGTGTTCAATAACCCCAACAGCATACAGCTGCTGCGCGAACCGGTCGATGACCAGCAGATGGCGTGCAGCGACTCCCTGACCCGCAATGGCCATACTCTGGTGGGCCGCCCGTCGCGCGCCGCCGTCGAGTATCTGGCCAATCATTTCGGCTACACATCGCAGAATTATGACTGGGCAGCCTACTTCGCGGACCATCCCGAACACAGCGCGACGATGAACGATTACCACAAAGGCTGGCGCGAGACGTTTTACCTGTCCCGCAAATAA
- a CDS encoding sulfite exporter TauE/SafE family protein — MIDAGYALAGALTGLLVGLTGVGGGAVMTPLLLLFFNVPPVTAIATDLWFAAITKVFGAAVHQGGGNVDWRVARRLWIGSLPLALVVVLLVSAGVKVHKLDWLTHLVGALVLLTAGGLLLAPRLLTMAAARARTARPAAARRQAALTIAAGAGLGICVALTSVGAGALGSVLLLCLYPGQMPPHRLVATDIVHAIPLAVIAGCGYLWAGLVDGHMLLSLLAGSVPAVLAGSFLSRYFSARGLQVALAGVLLLAGIKTLG, encoded by the coding sequence ATGATTGACGCTGGTTATGCGCTGGCCGGCGCCCTGACCGGTTTGCTCGTTGGCTTGACCGGCGTGGGAGGCGGTGCCGTCATGACGCCGCTGCTGCTCCTGTTTTTTAATGTGCCGCCGGTCACGGCGATTGCCACGGACCTGTGGTTTGCCGCCATCACCAAAGTGTTTGGCGCCGCCGTGCATCAGGGCGGCGGGAATGTCGATTGGCGCGTTGCGCGCCGCTTGTGGATCGGCAGTCTGCCGCTGGCGCTGGTGGTCGTGCTACTGGTGTCCGCTGGCGTGAAAGTGCACAAACTGGACTGGCTGACGCACCTGGTGGGCGCGCTGGTGTTGCTGACGGCCGGCGGCTTGCTGCTGGCCCCCCGTTTATTGACGATGGCTGCTGCGCGCGCCCGCACGGCGCGGCCTGCCGCTGCACGCCGCCAGGCAGCGTTGACGATCGCCGCCGGGGCCGGGCTCGGCATTTGCGTGGCGCTGACCTCGGTGGGCGCCGGGGCGCTGGGCAGCGTGTTGCTGCTGTGCCTGTATCCGGGCCAGATGCCGCCGCACCGGCTCGTCGCCACGGACATCGTCCATGCGATTCCGCTGGCCGTGATCGCCGGCTGCGGCTATCTGTGGGCCGGTCTGGTGGATGGACACATGTTGCTGAGCTTGCTGGCAGGCTCGGTGCCCGCCGTTCTCGCAGGAAGTTTTTTATCGCGCTATTTTTCAGCGCGGGGATTGCAGGTGGCGCTGGCAGGCGTGTTGCTGCTGGCTGGCATCAAAACGCTGGGCTGA
- the cysQ gene encoding 3'(2'),5'-bisphosphate nucleotidase CysQ, with translation MRQILSSEMMQSVVALAQQAGVAIMDIYRSADLGVRFKADASPLTQADLLAHAVLIRGLAELTPDVPVISEEDTDAAAHAPAKKGDFWLIDPLDGTKEFLARNDEFTVNVALVSDGCPVFGVVVAPALEQTYWGAKDLGAFRVDTAGSTAICAALPAHGMPLRIVASKSHMNAATHAFIAALGPCEVVQAGSSLKLCRIAEGAAHLYPRLGPTCEWDTAAAHAIVEAAGGQVTTLTGEPLRYGKADVLNPHFIAACAAATGHD, from the coding sequence ATGCGACAAATCCTCAGCAGTGAAATGATGCAATCCGTTGTCGCACTGGCCCAACAGGCCGGGGTGGCCATCATGGATATTTATCGCTCCGCCGACCTGGGCGTGCGTTTCAAGGCCGATGCCAGCCCTCTAACGCAGGCGGACTTGCTGGCGCATGCCGTGCTGATACGTGGCTTGGCCGAGCTGACGCCGGATGTGCCAGTGATTTCCGAGGAAGATACCGACGCTGCTGCGCATGCGCCAGCGAAGAAGGGGGATTTCTGGCTGATCGATCCGCTCGACGGTACCAAGGAGTTCCTGGCGCGCAATGATGAGTTTACGGTCAATGTAGCGCTGGTCTCGGATGGCTGCCCGGTTTTCGGTGTCGTGGTGGCGCCAGCGCTGGAGCAAACATACTGGGGCGCAAAAGACCTGGGCGCGTTTCGCGTGGATACGGCCGGCAGCACGGCGATTTGCGCGGCGCTGCCTGCGCATGGCATGCCGCTGCGTATCGTCGCCAGCAAAAGTCATATGAATGCAGCAACCCACGCCTTTATTGCCGCGCTGGGGCCGTGCGAAGTAGTGCAGGCAGGCAGTTCCCTCAAGTTGTGCCGCATCGCCGAAGGCGCTGCACACCTCTATCCGCGCCTGGGGCCAACTTGCGAATGGGATACAGCGGCTGCGCATGCGATTGTCGAGGCCGCTGGTGGCCAGGTGACCACGCTGACCGGTGAACCTTTGCGCTACGGCAAAGCCGATGTGCTCAATCCACATTTTATCGCTGCCTGTGCGGCAGCCACCGGCCATGATTGA
- the cysD gene encoding sulfate adenylyltransferase subunit CysD gives MPTSRHLKRLEAESIDILREAVAAGGNPCMLYSLGKDSSVMLHLARKAFYPSLPPFPLLHVDTRWKFQEMYQFRDAMVRANGMEILVHTNPEAIEKNINPFDHGATLHTDITKTAGLKQALDKYQFDVIFGGARRDEEKSRAKERIFSFRSASHGWDPKNQRPEPWNLYNTSKNKGESVRVFPLSNWTELDIWQYIHQEGIPVVPLYFAKERAVVQRDGMWVLVDDARMPLLPDELFYKKMVRFRTLGCYPLTGAIESTAASLPEIIMELVHARNSERQGRAIDNDASASMEKKKQEGYF, from the coding sequence CTGCCGACCTCGCGCCATTTGAAGCGGCTGGAGGCAGAGAGCATCGACATCCTGCGTGAAGCCGTCGCGGCGGGTGGCAATCCATGCATGCTGTACTCGCTGGGCAAGGATAGTTCCGTCATGCTGCATCTGGCGCGCAAGGCCTTTTACCCCTCCCTGCCGCCCTTCCCGCTATTGCATGTCGATACCCGCTGGAAATTTCAGGAAATGTATCAATTCCGCGATGCCATGGTACGCGCGAACGGCATGGAAATACTCGTGCACACCAATCCTGAAGCGATTGAAAAAAACATCAATCCTTTCGACCACGGCGCGACGCTGCATACGGACATCACCAAGACGGCGGGCCTGAAACAGGCACTGGATAAATATCAATTCGACGTGATCTTCGGCGGCGCGCGCCGCGACGAGGAAAAATCACGCGCCAAGGAGCGCATCTTCTCGTTTCGCTCGGCAAGCCACGGCTGGGATCCAAAGAACCAGCGCCCCGAACCCTGGAACCTGTACAACACCAGCAAGAACAAAGGCGAGAGCGTCCGCGTATTCCCCTTGTCGAACTGGACCGAGCTGGATATTTGGCAGTACATCCACCAGGAAGGCATACCCGTGGTGCCGCTGTACTTTGCCAAGGAGCGCGCTGTCGTACAACGCGACGGCATGTGGGTCCTCGTCGACGACGCACGCATGCCCCTGCTTCCTGACGAACTCTTTTACAAAAAAATGGTTCGATTCCGTACTCTCGGCTGCTACCCTTTGACCGGGGCAATCGAGTCGACGGCCGCGTCTTTGCCCGAAATCATTATGGAGCTGGTACATGCCAGGAATTCGGAGCGCCAGGGGCGCGCCATCGATAACGATGCATCTGCAAGCATGGAAAAAAAGAAACAAGAAGGATACTTTTAA